The following proteins are co-located in the Nerophis ophidion isolate RoL-2023_Sa linkage group LG04, RoL_Noph_v1.0, whole genome shotgun sequence genome:
- the alox5ap gene encoding arachidonate 5-lipoxygenase-activating protein, whose translation MEVKVVEKIYLLVLVTLLSVLQNAFFALKVEKECKIHNTRTSAFERVSCASRNCMDAYATFLAAMWCAGLCLSQAPAAFAGLIYVVVRHKYFVGYMGQSCQSTPGFLFGKRILFFLLLMSMVGICNYLLVCLCGNNYTGYLETITKAASALLLIP comes from the exons ATGGAGGTGAAGGTGGTGGAGAAGATCTACCTGCTGGTGCTGGTCACCCTCCTCAGCGTGCTGCAAAATG CTTTCTTCGCCCTGAAGGTGGAGAAGGAATGTAAGATCCACAACACCCGCACCTCCGCCTTTGAGAGAGTGTCCTGTGCCAG CCGCAACTGCATGGACGCCTACGCCACTTTCCTGGCCGCCATGTGGTGTGCCGGCCTTTGTTTGAGTCAAG CTCCTGCTGCCTTTGCTGGTCTGATCTACGTGGTGGTCCGACACAAGTACTTTGTGGGCTACATGGGGCAGAGCTGCCAGag CACGCCAGGTTTCCTGTTTGGCAAACGCATCCTGTTCTTCCTGCTGCTGATGTCCATGGTGGGAATCTGCAACTACCTGCTGGTGTGTTTGTGCGGCAACAACTACACGGGCTACTTGGAGACCATCACCAAGGCCGCCTCCGCCCTGCTGCTCATCCCATGA
- the LOC133550763 gene encoding uncharacterized protein LOC133550763 isoform X2, translating into MTRQSRMTVTELDEFLRKPPSGVSVTSRRVRAEPESGLLLVDPRDAVAASVDFQSSLGRCGEALRGVRGRRQPAGQAQAGARSGLGHLVGGGRELPGGDGPERDLGHVGGQQPAQRRQDGSQTWVDGRLLHPEVPLGRSLGLSALVGTQQEEVQAPTDLKEESLYFFKFFLHKDHFSPKTFQTR; encoded by the exons ATGACACGTCAGAGCCGGATGACGGTGACGGAATTGGACGAGTTCCTCCGGAAACCCCCGAGCGGCGTCTCGGTGACGAGCAGGCGGGTGCGTGCGGAGCCGGAAAGCGGCCTGCTTCTGGTCGACCCCCGCGACGCCGTGGCGGCCAGCGTGGACTTCCAGAGCTCGCTGGGAAG ATGTGGTGAAGCGCTACGTGGTGTCCGTGGACGGCGCCAACCCGCTGGTCAGGCGCAGGCTGGAGCAAGGTCTGGACTGGGCCATCTCGTCGGTGGCGGGAGAGAGCTACCAGGTGGAG ATGGACCTGAGCGAGACCTTGGACACGTGGGCGGCCAGCAACCTGCCCAAAGACGACAGGACGGGTCTCAGACCTGGGTGGACGGGCGCCTCCTTCACCCTGAAGTACCACTCGGACGCTCTCTTGGACTTTCCGCACTGGTTGGGACTCAGCAGGAGGAAGTTCAAG CTCCAACTGACCTGAAGGAGGagtctttgtatttttttaaattttttttacacaaagacCACTTTTCGCCGAAGACCTTCCAGACGCGGTGA
- the LOC133550763 gene encoding mesenteric estrogen-dependent adipogenesis protein-like isoform X1, with amino-acid sequence MTRQSRMTVTELDEFLRKPPSGVSVTSRRVRAEPESGLLLVDPRDAVAASVDFQSSLGRTITLSDLWEYSSFRKKLVSRNIYLLVSTHLPTDTDVVKRYVVSVDGANPLVRRRLEQGLDWAISSVAGESYQVEMDLSETLDTWAASNLPKDDRTGLRPGWTGASFTLKYHSDALLDFPHWLGLSRRKFKLQLT; translated from the exons ATGACACGTCAGAGCCGGATGACGGTGACGGAATTGGACGAGTTCCTCCGGAAACCCCCGAGCGGCGTCTCGGTGACGAGCAGGCGGGTGCGTGCGGAGCCGGAAAGCGGCCTGCTTCTGGTCGACCCCCGCGACGCCGTGGCGGCCAGCGTGGACTTCCAGAGCTCGCTGGGAAG GACGATTACACTGAGCGACTTGTGGGAGTACAGCAGCTTCAGGAAGAAACTTGTGTCCAGGAACATTTACCTGCTGGTGTCCACTCACCTGCCCACTGACACAG ATGTGGTGAAGCGCTACGTGGTGTCCGTGGACGGCGCCAACCCGCTGGTCAGGCGCAGGCTGGAGCAAGGTCTGGACTGGGCCATCTCGTCGGTGGCGGGAGAGAGCTACCAGGTGGAG ATGGACCTGAGCGAGACCTTGGACACGTGGGCGGCCAGCAACCTGCCCAAAGACGACAGGACGGGTCTCAGACCTGGGTGGACGGGCGCCTCCTTCACCCTGAAGTACCACTCGGACGCTCTCTTGGACTTTCCGCACTGGTTGGGACTCAGCAGGAGGAAGTTCAAG CTCCAACTGACCTGA